In one window of Gossypium arboreum isolate Shixiya-1 chromosome 4, ASM2569848v2, whole genome shotgun sequence DNA:
- the LOC108455652 gene encoding cactin isoform X2 encodes MANFINMKVKFLKSVKPDPGRDPKFILIAGGWSANQKPYPVMAGSSRSKRRSYDDSASESESGETDSGDSSPDRRSRKRSKDRSRRSKSKSSRHSRSRSRRGRDSEEDSGDDSDGSDRGRSKKKRSSRNITEEEIAEYMAKKAQKKATRAAKKLKAQTVSGYSNDSNPFGDSNLNEKFVWRKKIERDVAQGVPLDTFSVKAEKKRQKERMAEIEKVKKRREERALEKAQHEEEMALLARERARAEFDDWEKKEEEFHFDQSKVRSEIRLREGRTKPIDILSKHLNGSDDMDIELNEPYMVFKGLTAKEMEELRDDIKMHLDLDRATPTHIVYWEALMVVCDWELAEARKKDALDRARVRGEEPPAELLAEERGLHSTIEADVKNLLEGKTHRELEALQSQIESQMQTGTAKVVEYWEAVLKCLHIFKAKACLKEIHAKMLRKHLQRLEQPSEGEDRLESDNGLRPVEEASDHDEKDAETYSPEPIIQEETHEVEEEAGSFSPELLHGDENEEAIDPEEDRAILERKRMAVLEEQQRRMQEALKSKPAPSEDNFELKAMKAMGAMEEGDAVFGSGAEVNLDSQVYWWHDKYRPRKPKYFNRVHTGYEWNKYNQTHYDHDNPPPKIVQGYKFNIFYPDLVDKTKAPVYTIEKDGNSSETCIIRFHAGPPYEDIAFRIVNKEWEYSHKKGFKCTFERGILHVYFNFKRYRYRR; translated from the exons ATGGCAAATTTCATAAACATGAAGGTTAAGTTTTTAAAGTCGGTTAAACCCGACCCAGGGCGGGATCCAAAATTTATCTTAATAGCTGGAGGTTGGTCTGCAAATCAAAAACCCTATCCTGTCATGGCAGGAAGTAGTCGAAGCAAAAGAAGATCTTACGACGATTCGGCTTCCGAGTCTGAATCAGGCGAAACCGACAGCGGAGATTCTTCTCCTGACAGAAGATCCCGCAAACGCAGCAAGGATAGAAGCCGTCGCAGTAAAAGCAAAAGCAGCCGCCATAGCCGTAGCCGGAGCCGTCGCGGTCGTGATTCCGAAGAGGATTCCGGTGATGATAGCGATGGAAGCGATCGAGGGCGTAGTAAGAAGAAGAGATCTTCTAGAAACATCACGGAAGAGGAAATTGCTGAGTATATGGCAAAGAAAGCACAAAAGAag GCAACGCGAGCTGCGAAGAAATTGAAAGCACAAACAGTatcgggttattcaaatgattcaaatccttttggCGATTCGAATCTCAACGAGAA ATTTGTTTGGCGGAAGAAAATCGAGCGTGATGTTGCCCAAGGGGTGCCATTGGACACGTTTTCAGTGAAAGCTGAGAAGAAGAGACAAAAAGAGAGAATG GCTGAGATTGAAAAAGTTAAAAAGAGAAGGGAGGAAAGGGCACTTGAGAAAGCACAACATGAGGAAGAAATG GCTTTGCTAGCTAGAGAACGTGCTAGAGCTGAGTTTGACGATTGGGAGAAGAAGGAGGAGGAG TTCCATTTTGATCAAAGCAAAGTCAGATCAGAGATTAGATTGCGTGAAGGCCGTACAAAGCCTATTGATATTTTGTCCAAGCATCTGAATGGCTCTGATGATATGGATATAGAGCTAAATGAACCATACATGGTTTTCAAG GGTTTGACGGCTAAAGAGATGGAAGAGCTTCGTGATGACATCAAAATGCATCTTGATTTGGATAGGGCAACTCCAACACACATAGTTTACTGGGAG GCACTTATGGTGGTATGTGATTGGGAGCTAGCTGAAGCCCGGAAGAAGGATGCACTTGATCGAGCTAGGGTGCGCGGGGAGGAACCTCCAGCTGAGTTGCTAGCAGAAGAAAGGGGACTGCATTCTACTATTGAAGCAGATGTCAAGAATCTTTTGGAAGGGAAGACCCACCGTGAGCTGGAGGCATTACAATCCCAGATTGAGTCACAGATGCAAACTGGCACGGCAAAAGTTGTCGAGTATTGGGAGGCTGTTCTTAAATGTcttcatattttcaaagcgaag GCCTGTTTGAAGGAAATACATGCTAAAATGCTGCGTAAACATTTGCAACGCCTTGAGCAACCTTCAGAAGGTGAAGATAGACTGGAATCTGATAATGGTTTAAGACCTGTGGAGGAGGCCAGTGATCATGATGAGAAAG ATGCTGAAACATATTCTCCGGAACCGATAATACAAGAAGAGACTCATGAGGTGGAAGAAGAGGCTGGATCCTTTTCACCAGAACTGTTGCATGGTGATGAAAATGAAGAAGCTATTGACCCAGAGGAGGACAGGGCTATATTG GAAAGGAAACGTATGGCTGTGTTAGAGGAGCAGCAAAGACGGATGCAAGAAGCTTTGAAATCGAAACCTGCCCCTTCAGAAGATAACTTTGAGCTAAAAGCCATGAAAGCTATGGGAGCAATGGAGGAGGGTGATGCAGTATTTGGCTCTGGTGCTGAAGTTAACTTGGACTCGCAG GTGTATTGGTGGCATGATAAATACCGTCCTAGAAAACCAAAATATTTCAACCGTGTTCACACTGGATATGAGTGGAACAAGTACAATCAGACCCATTATGATCATGATAACCCTCCTCCCAAGATTGTGCAAGGATATAAATTTAATATCTTCTACCCTGACCTTGTTGACAAGACAAAGGCTCCCGTATACACTATTGAGAAGGATGGTAATAGTTCAGAAACGTGCATCATAAGGTTTCATGCTGGACCGCCCTACGAGGACATT GCATTCCGAATTGTAAACAAGGAGTGGGAATATTCTCATAAGAAGGGATTTAAATGCACATTCGAACGTGGAATTTTGCATGTATATTTTAACTTCAAGCGATATCGCTACCGTAGGTAA
- the LOC108455652 gene encoding cactin isoform X1, which produces MANFINMKVKFLKSVKPDPGRDPKFILIAGGWSANQKPYPVMAGSSRSKRRSYDDSASESESGETDSGDSSPDRRSRKRSKDRSRRSKSKSSRHSRSRSRRGRDSEEDSGDDSDGSDRGRSKKKRSSRNITEEEIAEYMAKKAQKKATRAAKKLKAQTVSGYSNDSNPFGDSNLNEKFVWRKKIERDVAQGVPLDTFSVKAEKKRQKERMAEIEKVKKRREERALEKAQHEEEMALLARERARAEFDDWEKKEEEFHFDQSKVRSEIRLREGRTKPIDILSKHLNGSDDMDIELNEPYMVFKGLTAKEMEELRDDIKMHLDLDRATPTHIVYWEALMVVCDWELAEARKKDALDRARVRGEEPPAELLAEERGLHSTIEADVKNLLEGKTHRELEALQSQIESQMQTGTAKVVEYWEAVLKCLHIFKAKACLKEIHAKMLRKHLQRLEQPSEGEDRLESDNGLRPVEEASDHDEKVDAETYSPEPIIQEETHEVEEEAGSFSPELLHGDENEEAIDPEEDRAILERKRMAVLEEQQRRMQEALKSKPAPSEDNFELKAMKAMGAMEEGDAVFGSGAEVNLDSQVYWWHDKYRPRKPKYFNRVHTGYEWNKYNQTHYDHDNPPPKIVQGYKFNIFYPDLVDKTKAPVYTIEKDGNSSETCIIRFHAGPPYEDIAFRIVNKEWEYSHKKGFKCTFERGILHVYFNFKRYRYRR; this is translated from the exons ATGGCAAATTTCATAAACATGAAGGTTAAGTTTTTAAAGTCGGTTAAACCCGACCCAGGGCGGGATCCAAAATTTATCTTAATAGCTGGAGGTTGGTCTGCAAATCAAAAACCCTATCCTGTCATGGCAGGAAGTAGTCGAAGCAAAAGAAGATCTTACGACGATTCGGCTTCCGAGTCTGAATCAGGCGAAACCGACAGCGGAGATTCTTCTCCTGACAGAAGATCCCGCAAACGCAGCAAGGATAGAAGCCGTCGCAGTAAAAGCAAAAGCAGCCGCCATAGCCGTAGCCGGAGCCGTCGCGGTCGTGATTCCGAAGAGGATTCCGGTGATGATAGCGATGGAAGCGATCGAGGGCGTAGTAAGAAGAAGAGATCTTCTAGAAACATCACGGAAGAGGAAATTGCTGAGTATATGGCAAAGAAAGCACAAAAGAag GCAACGCGAGCTGCGAAGAAATTGAAAGCACAAACAGTatcgggttattcaaatgattcaaatccttttggCGATTCGAATCTCAACGAGAA ATTTGTTTGGCGGAAGAAAATCGAGCGTGATGTTGCCCAAGGGGTGCCATTGGACACGTTTTCAGTGAAAGCTGAGAAGAAGAGACAAAAAGAGAGAATG GCTGAGATTGAAAAAGTTAAAAAGAGAAGGGAGGAAAGGGCACTTGAGAAAGCACAACATGAGGAAGAAATG GCTTTGCTAGCTAGAGAACGTGCTAGAGCTGAGTTTGACGATTGGGAGAAGAAGGAGGAGGAG TTCCATTTTGATCAAAGCAAAGTCAGATCAGAGATTAGATTGCGTGAAGGCCGTACAAAGCCTATTGATATTTTGTCCAAGCATCTGAATGGCTCTGATGATATGGATATAGAGCTAAATGAACCATACATGGTTTTCAAG GGTTTGACGGCTAAAGAGATGGAAGAGCTTCGTGATGACATCAAAATGCATCTTGATTTGGATAGGGCAACTCCAACACACATAGTTTACTGGGAG GCACTTATGGTGGTATGTGATTGGGAGCTAGCTGAAGCCCGGAAGAAGGATGCACTTGATCGAGCTAGGGTGCGCGGGGAGGAACCTCCAGCTGAGTTGCTAGCAGAAGAAAGGGGACTGCATTCTACTATTGAAGCAGATGTCAAGAATCTTTTGGAAGGGAAGACCCACCGTGAGCTGGAGGCATTACAATCCCAGATTGAGTCACAGATGCAAACTGGCACGGCAAAAGTTGTCGAGTATTGGGAGGCTGTTCTTAAATGTcttcatattttcaaagcgaag GCCTGTTTGAAGGAAATACATGCTAAAATGCTGCGTAAACATTTGCAACGCCTTGAGCAACCTTCAGAAGGTGAAGATAGACTGGAATCTGATAATGGTTTAAGACCTGTGGAGGAGGCCAGTGATCATGATGAGAAAG TAGATGCTGAAACATATTCTCCGGAACCGATAATACAAGAAGAGACTCATGAGGTGGAAGAAGAGGCTGGATCCTTTTCACCAGAACTGTTGCATGGTGATGAAAATGAAGAAGCTATTGACCCAGAGGAGGACAGGGCTATATTG GAAAGGAAACGTATGGCTGTGTTAGAGGAGCAGCAAAGACGGATGCAAGAAGCTTTGAAATCGAAACCTGCCCCTTCAGAAGATAACTTTGAGCTAAAAGCCATGAAAGCTATGGGAGCAATGGAGGAGGGTGATGCAGTATTTGGCTCTGGTGCTGAAGTTAACTTGGACTCGCAG GTGTATTGGTGGCATGATAAATACCGTCCTAGAAAACCAAAATATTTCAACCGTGTTCACACTGGATATGAGTGGAACAAGTACAATCAGACCCATTATGATCATGATAACCCTCCTCCCAAGATTGTGCAAGGATATAAATTTAATATCTTCTACCCTGACCTTGTTGACAAGACAAAGGCTCCCGTATACACTATTGAGAAGGATGGTAATAGTTCAGAAACGTGCATCATAAGGTTTCATGCTGGACCGCCCTACGAGGACATT GCATTCCGAATTGTAAACAAGGAGTGGGAATATTCTCATAAGAAGGGATTTAAATGCACATTCGAACGTGGAATTTTGCATGTATATTTTAACTTCAAGCGATATCGCTACCGTAGGTAA